Proteins encoded within one genomic window of Equus caballus isolate H_3958 breed thoroughbred chromosome 20, TB-T2T, whole genome shotgun sequence:
- the OR12D20 gene encoding olfactory receptor family 12 subfamily D member 20 (The RefSeq protein has 5 substitutions compared to this genomic sequence), with amino-acid sequence MENITTMNEFLLLELTSIQDLQPIIFMTFLILYMIDLFGNGSILVIVISEPRLHSPMYFFLGNLSCLDICYSSVTLPKLMSNLISTHKAISFLGCITQIHFFHFLGCTEAILLAMMGFDRFVAICYPLRYTVIMNPQVCILLAAVAWFTSFIYALMHSVMTAHLNFCHSQKLNYFFCDVKPLLELACGDIGLNQWLIYIVTCSLAMAACFLTLLSYFYIIGFLLFKNRSCNVLHKALSTCASHFMVVSLFYGTVALTYITPASATSVIQERFVAIIHTTVTPMLNPLIYTLRNKEVMLALRRVFGKKLKQFA; translated from the coding sequence ATGGAAAATATCACTACAATGAATGAGTTTCTTTTGCTGGAACTAACCTCCATTCAGGATCTGCAGCCGATAATCTTTATGACCTTCCTCATTCTATACATGATAGACCTGTTTGGAAATGGATCCATATCAGTGATTGTCATCTCAGAGCCAAGACTCCACTCccctatgtatttttttctgggaaatcTTTCTTGTCTGGATATCTGCTATTCTTCAGTGACACTGCCCAAACTCATGTCAAACCTTATCTCCACTCATAAGGCCATTTCTTTCCTAGGCTGCATCACTCAGATACACTTCTTCCACTTTCTGGGCTGCACTGAGGTGATCTTGCTGGCCATGATGGGCTTTGATCGATTTGTGGCCATCTGCTACCCACTTCGCTACACTGTCATCATGAACCCCCAGGTGTGTATGCTCTTGGCAGCTGTGGCCTGGTTCACCAGCTTCATTTATGCACTGATGCATTCTGTTATGACTGCACACCTAAACTTTTGCCATTCCCAGAAACTCAACTACTTTTTCTGTGATGTGAAACCCCTCTTAGAATTGGCTTGTGGGGACATAGGGCTCAATCAGTGGCTCATTTATATTGTCACTTGCAGCTTAGCAATGGCAGCATGCTTTCTCACCCTCCTCTCCTACTTCTATATTATTGGCTTTCTTCTGTTCAAGAACTGGAGCTGCAACGTACTCCACAAAGCTCTGTCCACTTGTGCCTCTCATTTCATGGTGGTATCTCTCTTTTATGGAACTGTGGCACTCACCTACATTacccctgcctctgccacctCTGTAATACAGGAACAGTTTGTGGCCATCATACACACCACTGTCACCCCAATGCTGAATCCACTGATATACACCCTTAGGAATAAGGAAGTGATGTTGGCTCTGAGGAGAGTCTTtgggaagaaactgaagcagTTTGCCTAA